A single Symbiobacterium thermophilum IAM 14863 DNA region contains:
- a CDS encoding ABC transporter ATP-binding protein, with amino-acid sequence MDRPRITLEEVSLTYLSPRGATQALAGVSLAVWPGEFVSIVGPSGCGKSTILSLIAGILRPTAGRVLLDGEPVSGPSRRVGYMLQRDYLFEWRTVTENCLIGPEVQRQDMARARDRVAGLLRKTGLSAFADAYPDQLSGGMRQRAALVRTLAIDPDILLLDEPFSALDFQTKLTLIDEVWSLLRSEQKTVLLVTHDISEAISMSDRVIVLSRRPGRVKSVHEIRFAGPERPIPFQARSAPEYGGYFHRIWAELDPPEG; translated from the coding sequence ATGGACCGTCCCCGCATCACCCTGGAGGAGGTCTCGCTGACCTACCTCTCCCCCCGGGGGGCGACGCAGGCCCTGGCCGGCGTCAGCCTCGCGGTCTGGCCGGGGGAGTTCGTCTCCATCGTCGGCCCCAGCGGCTGCGGCAAGTCCACCATCTTGTCGCTCATCGCCGGGATCCTGCGGCCCACCGCCGGCCGGGTGCTCCTGGACGGCGAGCCGGTCAGCGGCCCTTCCCGGCGGGTGGGGTACATGCTGCAGCGCGACTACCTGTTCGAATGGCGGACGGTCACGGAGAACTGCCTGATCGGTCCGGAAGTGCAGCGACAGGACATGGCCCGGGCGCGGGACCGGGTGGCCGGGCTGCTCCGCAAGACGGGCCTCTCCGCCTTTGCCGACGCCTACCCCGATCAGCTGTCGGGGGGCATGCGGCAGCGGGCGGCCCTGGTGCGGACCCTCGCCATCGACCCGGACATCCTGCTGCTCGACGAGCCCTTCTCCGCACTGGACTTCCAGACCAAGCTGACGCTCATCGACGAGGTGTGGAGCCTCCTCCGTTCGGAGCAGAAGACCGTCCTGCTGGTCACCCACGACATCTCCGAGGCCATCTCCATGTCCGACCGGGTCATCGTCCTGTCCCGGCGGCCGGGAAGGGTGAAGTCCGTACATGAAATTCGCTTCGCAGGCCCCGAGCGGCCGATCCCGTTTCAGGCCCGCAGTGCGCCCGAATACGGCGGGTACTTCCACCGGATCTGGGCCGAGCTGGACCCCCCGGAAGGCTGA
- a CDS encoding ABC transporter permease, protein MRPNTAGTSTGSGPSWTPRKADPGSSDEALLARYRQAQRRRRQTVTAAQVALLGIVLLLWEVAADRYWVNPMLTSRPSQIWRTLVSMASSGSLWMHLGVTLRETLAGFAIGMALGLGVAIALWWWPALAAVLDPYLVVLNALPKIALGPIFYIWLGHTLSVYGMAVAISVVVTIVMLHAGFSEVEANQVLVMRTFGATRGQILRKVVIPSSLPTVMAALKVNIGLTLVGVIVGEFLSARAGLGYLIIYGGQVFQMQLVMTSVVILAVISALLYLAVTWAERLVSRLLHLPMRS, encoded by the coding sequence GTGCGCCCGAATACGGCGGGTACTTCCACCGGATCTGGGCCGAGCTGGACCCCCCGGAAGGCTGATCCCGGGTCCTCCGACGAGGCGCTGCTCGCCCGCTACCGGCAGGCGCAGCGGCGGCGCCGGCAGACGGTGACCGCCGCCCAGGTCGCCCTGTTGGGGATCGTCCTCCTGCTGTGGGAGGTGGCGGCGGACCGCTACTGGGTCAACCCCATGCTCACCAGCCGTCCCAGCCAGATCTGGAGGACGCTGGTCAGCATGGCCTCCTCCGGCTCCCTCTGGATGCACCTGGGGGTGACGCTCCGGGAGACCCTGGCCGGGTTCGCCATCGGCATGGCCCTGGGCCTCGGCGTCGCGATCGCCCTCTGGTGGTGGCCGGCCCTGGCGGCGGTGCTGGACCCCTACCTGGTGGTGCTCAACGCCCTGCCCAAGATCGCCCTGGGCCCCATCTTCTACATCTGGCTGGGCCACACACTGTCGGTCTACGGCATGGCCGTGGCCATCTCGGTGGTCGTGACCATTGTGATGCTGCACGCCGGGTTCAGCGAGGTCGAGGCCAACCAGGTGCTGGTCATGCGCACGTTCGGCGCCACCCGGGGGCAGATCCTGCGGAAGGTGGTCATCCCCTCCTCCCTGCCCACGGTGATGGCTGCCCTGAAAGTGAACATCGGCCTGACGCTGGTGGGGGTGATCGTCGGCGAGTTCCTGTCGGCCCGGGCGGGCCTGGGTTACCTGATCATCTACGGGGGCCAGGTCTTCCAGATGCAGCTGGTGATGACCTCGGTGGTCATCCTGGCGGTCATCTCGGCCCTGCTCTACCTGGCGGTCACGTGGGCGGAGCGGCTGGTTTCTCGCCTCCTGCACCTGCCGATGCGCAGCTGA
- a CDS encoding GNAT family N-acetyltransferase codes for MAIRTVRVTTPEQLEAAFAIRRKVFIEEQNVPPEEELDGLDHTAAHVLALDPAGRPVATGRIIPYGEGTGKLQRIAVLPEFRGQGYGRAVVGALEEMGRAMGFRRFVLGAQTHAEPFYRRLGYRTTSPEVFLDAGIPHVHMEKVLED; via the coding sequence GTGGCGATCCGCACCGTGCGCGTGACCACGCCGGAGCAGCTGGAGGCGGCCTTCGCCATCCGGCGCAAGGTCTTCATCGAAGAGCAGAACGTCCCGCCCGAGGAGGAGCTGGATGGCCTCGACCATACTGCGGCCCACGTGCTCGCCCTGGACCCCGCAGGCCGCCCGGTGGCCACGGGGCGCATCATCCCCTACGGCGAGGGGACCGGCAAGCTGCAGCGCATCGCGGTGCTGCCGGAGTTCCGGGGCCAGGGCTACGGCCGGGCGGTGGTCGGAGCCCTGGAGGAGATGGGGCGGGCCATGGGCTTCCGGCGGTTCGTGCTGGGCGCCCAGACCCACGCCGAGCCGTTCTACCGCAGGCTGGGGTACCGGACCACGTCGCCCGAGGTGTTCCTGGACGCGGGGATTCCGCACGTGCATATGGAGAAGGTGTTGGAAGACTGA